Proteins from one Labrenzia sp. CE80 genomic window:
- the fmt gene encoding methionyl-tRNA formyltransferase — protein sequence MTLRIIFMGTPEFSVPTLMEIVGHGHDVVACYSQPPRPSGRGMELKKSPVHEAAESFGIPVFTPASLKDAEEQRTFADLEADVAVVVAYGLLLPKAVLEAPREGCLNLHASLLPRWRGAAPINRAIMVGDAETAVQVMRMEEGLDTGPVCMSETVAIGDNTTAGELHDQLSGLGGDLMVRALAALSRGALNQMPQAEAGVTYARKLSKDETRIDWALGAKVVHDHIRGLSPFPGAWCEMMLAGKAERVKVLRSQLAEGTGSAGEVLALDGNGPVVGCGAGAVRLVQVQRAGKKAVSGEDFLRGATLSVGDTLS from the coding sequence ATGACACTTCGCATCATTTTCATGGGGACGCCCGAATTCTCCGTTCCGACACTGATGGAAATCGTTGGCCATGGCCATGATGTCGTTGCCTGCTACTCGCAGCCGCCACGACCTTCAGGCCGAGGCATGGAACTCAAGAAGTCTCCGGTCCATGAAGCCGCGGAATCTTTCGGCATTCCGGTTTTCACACCCGCCTCTTTGAAGGACGCTGAAGAGCAGCGAACATTCGCTGATCTTGAGGCAGATGTTGCAGTTGTTGTCGCTTATGGCTTGCTGCTGCCCAAGGCTGTTCTGGAAGCGCCACGCGAGGGATGCCTCAATCTCCACGCTTCCCTGCTGCCGCGTTGGCGCGGGGCTGCGCCGATCAATCGCGCAATCATGGTAGGCGATGCAGAGACAGCGGTGCAGGTCATGCGGATGGAGGAGGGGCTCGACACTGGCCCTGTGTGCATGTCCGAGACCGTTGCGATCGGCGACAATACGACCGCTGGAGAATTGCATGACCAACTGTCCGGACTGGGCGGTGACCTGATGGTGCGCGCACTCGCGGCATTGTCTCGCGGAGCCTTGAACCAGATGCCGCAGGCGGAGGCTGGCGTCACCTATGCCCGTAAACTGTCTAAAGATGAAACCCGGATTGATTGGGCGCTCGGCGCGAAGGTCGTACATGACCACATTCGTGGGCTTTCGCCGTTTCCAGGTGCCTGGTGCGAAATGATGCTCGCTGGCAAGGCTGAGAGGGTTAAAGTCCTTCGCAGTCAGCTTGCGGAAGGCACTGGTTCGGCCGGCGAGGTCTTGGCGTTGGATGGTAATGGTCCTGTGGTGGGATGCGGTGCTGGCGCTGTAAGGCTCGTTCAGGTTCAGCGCGCGGGCAAGAAAGCAGTCTCGGGTGAGGACTTTCTGCGCGGTGCGACGCTATCGGTGGGCGACACCCTGTCTTGA
- a CDS encoding N-acetyltransferase, protein MSDHFEPEKLIVRAVEPADELGVRELVTAAFDQSTEAGLVHKLRHCGALVLELVAVTDRGRILAHVAFSRVTPTNIGAGQELKISCLAPVSVWPEFQRQGIGSWVIRAGLDQLKDLGEDLVLVLGPPAYFPRFGFDLALARKVRAPYAGDAFQAVALTDAVEADLPIEVAFATPFQEFE, encoded by the coding sequence ATGAGCGATCACTTCGAGCCGGAAAAATTGATCGTTCGAGCGGTCGAACCCGCTGATGAGCTAGGTGTAAGGGAGCTTGTGACCGCTGCCTTTGATCAGTCAACAGAAGCGGGCCTGGTACATAAACTCAGACACTGCGGAGCATTGGTTCTCGAGCTTGTCGCAGTCACGGACCGAGGACGGATCCTCGCTCATGTTGCGTTCAGTCGCGTGACGCCAACCAACATTGGCGCGGGCCAGGAACTGAAGATCAGCTGCCTCGCGCCAGTCTCTGTCTGGCCGGAATTTCAACGTCAGGGCATTGGTTCATGGGTCATTCGCGCCGGACTGGATCAACTCAAGGACTTGGGGGAAGACCTTGTTCTGGTGCTCGGTCCTCCAGCTTATTTTCCACGGTTCGGCTTCGACCTGGCCTTGGCGCGAAAGGTCCGCGCGCCCTATGCGGGTGATGCCTTCCAGGCAGTTGCGCTGACAGATGCCGTTGAAGCCGACCTGCCCATTGAAGTTGCCTTTGCCACACCCTTTCAGGAATTCGAGTAA
- the truA gene encoding tRNA pseudouridine(38-40) synthase TruA, translated as MPRYSFTVEYDGRPYCGWQRQANGPSVQAALERAIRSFCGEEVTIGGAGRTDAGVHATGQVAHVDLEKTWPAETVLRAINFHIQPDPVVLLDCAEMHEGFDSRFSAIRRSYRYRIFNRSARLTFERGLAWHVKAELDADAMNDAAQEFVGHHDFTTFRHAKCQAKSPEKTLETFSVRREGLFVIAECSSRSFLHNQVRSMVGTLKLVGEGKWTAQDVRAALAARDRKACGPVAPADGLYLTGVDYRSKDKDIAKAKAKKLEESQR; from the coding sequence ATGCCGCGTTACAGCTTCACTGTTGAATATGATGGCCGGCCCTATTGCGGCTGGCAGCGTCAGGCGAACGGCCCGTCTGTTCAGGCAGCTCTCGAGCGTGCAATCAGGTCGTTCTGCGGTGAAGAGGTGACCATTGGTGGCGCAGGCAGAACAGATGCAGGTGTTCATGCCACTGGTCAGGTGGCTCATGTGGACCTTGAGAAAACATGGCCTGCGGAGACAGTTCTGCGTGCGATCAATTTTCATATTCAGCCCGACCCAGTTGTTCTGCTCGACTGCGCAGAGATGCATGAGGGGTTCGACTCTCGGTTTTCAGCCATTCGCCGATCCTACCGCTACCGGATCTTCAATCGCTCTGCGCGTCTCACGTTTGAACGAGGCCTTGCCTGGCATGTGAAGGCAGAGCTTGATGCAGATGCGATGAATGACGCCGCGCAGGAGTTTGTCGGTCATCACGACTTCACGACGTTCCGTCACGCGAAATGTCAGGCCAAAAGCCCGGAGAAAACACTCGAGACTTTCTCAGTGAGGCGTGAAGGGCTGTTCGTGATTGCTGAATGCTCTTCGCGTTCATTTCTGCACAATCAAGTGAGGTCAATGGTCGGGACACTCAAGCTGGTCGGAGAGGGCAAATGGACGGCGCAAGATGTGCGAGCTGCCCTGGCGGCCCGGGACAGGAAAGCCTGCGGGCCTGTCGCGCCGGCTGATGGTCTGTATCTGACAGGCGTTGACTACCGATCCAAGGACAAGGATATCGCCAAGGCGAAGGCCAAGAAATTGGAAGAAAGCCAGCGCTAG
- a CDS encoding DUF2189 domain-containing protein, with translation MTDSIDKTDTDTASPFRKAPVVRQIEASDVIDALGDGIRDFRRAPIYGLAFGAFFTIGGLLIVLTAAAFEMSYLSYPLAAGFALIGPFAAVGLYEVSRRLSRNEPLSWSAILGTMWAQKSRELSWMAFVVLFVQIMWMYQVRLLLALFLGFRSFASFGEFLSEIVNTPEGLMFLAIGHVVGAILSLILFSLTVVSFPLLMEEDRDFITAMITSVKAVAMSPVPMIGWAIVVTISLIVSIAPAFAGLVITLPILGHTTWHLYKKCVEPEVPS, from the coding sequence ATGACAGATAGCATCGACAAGACCGATACGGATACAGCGTCGCCTTTTCGGAAGGCACCTGTGGTTCGCCAGATCGAGGCCTCTGACGTAATCGATGCGCTGGGTGACGGCATTCGGGATTTCCGCAGAGCACCGATCTATGGTCTAGCCTTCGGCGCATTCTTCACCATTGGCGGCCTGCTTATCGTGCTGACTGCGGCGGCGTTCGAGATGAGCTACCTGAGCTATCCTCTTGCCGCCGGTTTTGCATTGATTGGCCCATTCGCAGCAGTTGGTCTCTATGAGGTTAGCCGCAGATTGAGCCGGAACGAACCGCTGAGCTGGTCTGCGATCCTTGGAACCATGTGGGCACAAAAAAGCCGAGAACTTTCCTGGATGGCGTTTGTCGTCTTGTTCGTTCAGATCATGTGGATGTACCAGGTCCGCCTTCTGCTGGCGCTTTTCCTCGGCTTCAGGTCTTTCGCTTCCTTTGGCGAGTTCCTGTCCGAGATCGTCAACACTCCTGAAGGCCTCATGTTTCTGGCCATAGGGCATGTCGTCGGCGCGATCCTGTCCCTGATCCTGTTTTCGTTGACGGTCGTCTCCTTCCCTCTCCTTATGGAAGAGGACCGCGACTTCATCACTGCAATGATTACGAGCGTGAAGGCTGTTGCCATGTCGCCCGTCCCCATGATCGGCTGGGCCATCGTGGTGACAATTAGTCTGATTGTGTCGATCGCACCGGCCTTCGCCGGGCTCGTCATCACACTACCAATCCTTGGCCACACGACCTGGCACCTCTACAAGAAGTGTGTCGAACCGGAGGTTCCGAGCTAG
- a CDS encoding DUF805 domain-containing protein, translating into MSSNDSQVNATPGLAWLLASPIGRLGREPYWLVLFLVWIVIGIAINMWFGSIDPDVSIENLTLQGFVESNPLFPVLFFVLQWVELALVIKRCQDIGITGFTALLIFVPGVNILVVLVLGFIPSQKVPNRFGPFPNSYYRRKS; encoded by the coding sequence ATGTCTTCGAACGACAGCCAGGTAAACGCGACACCCGGATTGGCTTGGCTGCTTGCCAGCCCCATTGGGCGGCTGGGCCGTGAGCCCTATTGGTTGGTTCTGTTCCTGGTCTGGATTGTCATCGGCATCGCGATCAACATGTGGTTCGGCTCGATCGATCCGGATGTCTCGATCGAAAATCTTACGCTTCAGGGCTTCGTTGAATCGAACCCATTGTTTCCGGTTCTGTTTTTTGTCCTTCAGTGGGTTGAGTTAGCTCTTGTCATCAAGCGGTGCCAGGACATTGGCATTACCGGCTTTACTGCGCTTTTGATTTTTGTTCCCGGGGTCAATATTCTTGTGGTGCTCGTGCTCGGCTTTATTCCGAGCCAGAAAGTGCCCAACCGTTTTGGCCCGTTTCCAAACAGCTATTATCGCCGAAAGTCCTGA
- the dapE gene encoding succinyl-diaminopimelate desuccinylase, with amino-acid sequence MSAQHSPAVQYARNLIRCPSVTPAEGGALDYLEKLLGGAGFKVDRVTFTDSDTPSVENLFAWIGSGSPHFVFAGHTDVVPPGNEIDWSHAPFSGDIVGGTLFGRGAVDMKGGVACFAAAALDFLEANGAEFGGKISFLITGDEEGPAVNGTVKLLQWAEERGHRFDACIVGEPTNPNELGDAIKVGRRGSLSGTVVVTGVQGHAAYPENANNPIPGLMRLMSALDGVVFDGGNDRFQPSNLEIVTFDVGNPAFNVIPAKAEASFNIRFNDSWSLDTLKAKIEGTLSDVASDDLEWSVGFRRDASESFLTRDETLITALSDAVEATTGRVPALTTGGGTSDARFVKNYCPVVEFGLVGQTMHKVDECVALADVDGLTAIYRKFLDDYFNEAKGG; translated from the coding sequence ATGTCCGCCCAGCATTCTCCCGCAGTTCAATATGCTCGTAATCTGATCCGTTGCCCGTCGGTGACGCCAGCTGAGGGCGGGGCGCTGGATTACCTCGAAAAACTGTTAGGCGGTGCAGGCTTCAAGGTAGATCGTGTCACATTCACAGACAGTGACACCCCGAGCGTTGAGAACCTGTTCGCGTGGATTGGATCAGGAAGCCCGCATTTCGTCTTTGCTGGGCACACAGATGTGGTCCCGCCTGGGAACGAAATTGATTGGAGCCACGCACCTTTCTCCGGTGACATCGTCGGGGGCACACTTTTCGGTCGGGGTGCGGTCGACATGAAAGGTGGTGTTGCTTGCTTCGCTGCAGCAGCATTGGATTTCCTGGAGGCCAATGGGGCTGAATTTGGCGGAAAAATTTCTTTCCTGATTACCGGAGATGAAGAAGGGCCTGCCGTGAACGGTACGGTAAAGCTTCTCCAATGGGCCGAAGAGCGGGGGCACCGTTTCGACGCTTGTATCGTTGGAGAGCCAACCAATCCGAATGAACTCGGTGATGCCATAAAGGTGGGTCGTCGTGGCTCGTTGTCTGGGACCGTTGTCGTGACCGGCGTTCAAGGTCACGCGGCCTATCCCGAAAATGCAAACAACCCGATCCCTGGCCTCATGCGCCTGATGAGTGCGCTGGATGGGGTGGTCTTCGATGGTGGCAATGATCGTTTTCAGCCGAGCAATCTGGAGATCGTTACATTTGATGTGGGCAATCCAGCGTTCAATGTCATTCCGGCAAAGGCGGAAGCGAGCTTCAACATCCGGTTCAATGACAGTTGGTCCCTGGACACTCTCAAAGCCAAAATAGAAGGCACTCTGTCGGACGTAGCGAGCGACGATCTTGAATGGTCGGTTGGGTTCCGGCGCGACGCCAGCGAGTCTTTTTTGACTCGTGACGAAACGCTCATCACAGCGTTGAGCGATGCTGTAGAAGCGACAACGGGCAGAGTTCCCGCGCTGACGACAGGCGGTGGTACCTCCGACGCCCGGTTTGTGAAGAACTATTGCCCTGTCGTGGAATTCGGCCTCGTCGGCCAAACCATGCACAAGGTCGACGAATGTGTTGCGTTGGCCGACGTGGACGGTCTCACGGCCATCTACCGGAAATTCCTCGACGACTATTTCAATGAAGCCAAAGGTGGTTAA
- a CDS encoding LysR family transcriptional regulator — protein sequence MLDWNSYNLLLLISRKGTLSAAAAESDVNETTVARRLATAEAVVGMPIFKRAGGKLVPTSTGTALLSAAQAMEKALTQSPLPSSGAQTLRVSALPMVIDRLIAPRISEFSRRHPHIALEIVASTATHSLARRSADIALRLNRPSEGMLIIRKARDIRFRPVAARSAVSEGKHALRYFAYEREYDDLPEIAAIKSWHGTEPSARFSSLSAILAAVKAGAGAAMLPDLLFEDEPDIEVLDHDVVVSRPLWIVFHENVRQKETVRLAADWFAEILSDTQKRQYRKEAGRSQSPNPASELANQ from the coding sequence ATGCTCGACTGGAATTCCTATAATCTACTGCTTCTGATTTCCCGTAAAGGCACCTTGTCTGCGGCGGCTGCCGAGTCCGATGTCAACGAAACGACAGTTGCCCGCCGATTGGCCACTGCTGAAGCGGTTGTTGGCATGCCGATTTTCAAGCGCGCGGGCGGCAAGCTTGTTCCGACTTCAACCGGCACCGCCCTCCTGTCCGCGGCCCAGGCAATGGAAAAAGCCTTGACCCAATCGCCTCTGCCGAGCAGCGGCGCTCAGACACTTCGGGTCAGCGCACTACCCATGGTCATTGACCGGCTCATCGCGCCGCGCATCAGCGAATTCTCGCGCAGGCATCCTCATATCGCTCTTGAGATAGTCGCGTCGACGGCAACACACAGCCTTGCCCGTAGGAGCGCCGACATTGCCCTTCGGCTTAACCGGCCGAGCGAGGGGATGCTGATCATACGCAAGGCTCGTGACATTCGCTTTCGCCCCGTTGCGGCACGCTCCGCTGTTTCGGAGGGGAAACACGCTTTACGGTATTTTGCCTATGAACGCGAATATGATGATCTGCCAGAAATCGCAGCCATAAAATCATGGCATGGAACCGAACCCTCGGCGCGATTTTCAAGCCTTTCGGCGATACTTGCAGCTGTGAAAGCAGGGGCTGGCGCTGCCATGTTGCCGGATCTGCTCTTCGAAGATGAACCGGATATAGAGGTGCTCGACCATGATGTCGTCGTCAGCCGGCCGCTCTGGATCGTTTTTCATGAAAACGTCAGGCAAAAAGAAACGGTTCGGTTGGCTGCCGACTGGTTTGCCGAGATCCTATCCGACACGCAAAAACGGCAGTACCGAAAGGAAGCTGGAAGGTCACAATCCCCAAATCCGGCCAGCGAGCTCGCCAATCAATAA
- a CDS encoding isochorismatase family protein: MKPAGSKRPQTLLELTGGASEWELPVAAETVVVLVAVQEEYKSGRLRLSGVDEALSEVVQLRARASELGIPVVHTHNEGGLGDLFEPAAGGLFCSEGTPRPGERVISKTKPNAFADTGLAEELQRDGIKNIIVAGFMSHLCVSNTIRGGFEHGFRGAVVASACASRPLPLPTGGSLPGYTVHDAAMASIADLFATVLPNVCAI, translated from the coding sequence ATGAAGCCAGCTGGGTCGAAGCGTCCTCAAACTCTTTTGGAGCTAACGGGTGGCGCGTCTGAGTGGGAGCTGCCTGTAGCAGCGGAAACGGTGGTGGTTCTTGTCGCAGTTCAGGAAGAGTACAAATCGGGACGCCTGCGGCTAAGCGGTGTGGATGAGGCTCTGAGTGAAGTTGTACAACTTCGCGCCCGGGCCTCGGAACTTGGAATACCTGTTGTGCATACGCACAATGAAGGTGGGCTTGGTGATCTTTTTGAGCCGGCTGCCGGCGGTTTGTTTTGTTCTGAAGGAACTCCGAGACCAGGTGAACGGGTCATTTCGAAAACCAAACCAAATGCTTTTGCAGACACAGGGCTCGCAGAAGAGCTTCAAAGGGATGGCATCAAGAACATTATCGTTGCCGGTTTTATGTCCCACCTGTGCGTGTCAAATACGATCCGCGGCGGTTTTGAACATGGATTTCGCGGCGCAGTGGTCGCAAGTGCATGCGCAAGTCGGCCTCTGCCGTTGCCAACCGGAGGCTCGTTGCCGGGATATACGGTTCATGACGCTGCGATGGCCTCCATCGCGGACCTTTTCGCAACAGTTTTACCCAACGTCTGCGCGATATAA
- the dapD gene encoding 2,3,4,5-tetrahydropyridine-2,6-dicarboxylate N-succinyltransferase produces the protein MTHDLVKLAATVDAAFEDRANIDTHTTGDVRDAVEKTLNLLDRGELRVAEKKDGEWSVNQWTKKAVLLSFRLNAMEVIKGGPGDATWWDKVPSKFDGWRGVDFQEAGFRAVPNCTVRRSAFIGKGVVLMPSFVNLGAYVDEGTMVDTWATVGSCAQIGKNVHLSGGVGIGGVLEPLQAGPVIIEDNCFIGARSEVVEGVVVREGAVLSMGVFISASTKIIDRNTGEIFIGEVPAYSVVVPGNMPGKPLPDGTPGPSLYCAVIVKRVDEQTRSKTSINDLLRD, from the coding sequence ATGACCCACGATCTCGTCAAACTCGCCGCGACCGTCGATGCAGCGTTTGAAGACCGCGCGAACATCGACACCCATACCACCGGCGACGTGCGTGATGCTGTTGAGAAGACACTCAACCTTCTCGATCGCGGTGAGCTGCGCGTCGCAGAGAAGAAAGACGGCGAGTGGAGCGTCAACCAATGGACCAAGAAAGCAGTTCTTCTGTCTTTCCGGTTGAACGCGATGGAAGTCATCAAGGGCGGCCCTGGGGACGCCACTTGGTGGGACAAGGTTCCGTCCAAGTTCGACGGCTGGCGCGGCGTTGATTTCCAGGAAGCCGGCTTCCGCGCCGTTCCAAATTGCACGGTGCGCCGCTCTGCATTCATCGGCAAAGGTGTTGTACTGATGCCGTCTTTCGTCAATCTTGGCGCCTACGTCGATGAAGGAACGATGGTCGACACATGGGCGACGGTGGGTTCTTGTGCTCAAATCGGCAAGAACGTGCATCTGTCGGGAGGCGTCGGCATCGGCGGTGTTTTGGAGCCTCTTCAGGCCGGTCCGGTGATCATCGAAGACAATTGCTTTATCGGTGCCCGCTCGGAAGTCGTTGAAGGCGTTGTCGTGCGCGAGGGTGCCGTGCTTTCGATGGGCGTCTTTATCAGTGCCTCGACAAAGATCATCGACCGCAACACGGGTGAGATCTTTATCGGTGAAGTCCCCGCATACTCGGTCGTCGTTCCGGGCAACATGCCTGGCAAACCGCTTCCGGACGGGACACCGGGCCCGAGCCTCTATTGCGCGGTCATTGTAAAGCGTGTCGATGAACAGACACGCTCCAAAACCTCTATCAACGACCTTCTGCGCGACTAA
- a CDS encoding DMT family transporter, which produces MELWIPITIFAAFCQNLRSALQRHLKDSFGTTAATFVRFGYGFPFAVLYVGILHVFFGMPLPRINSEFLMSGALGGLAQIGATFLLIHLFSYRNFAVGTAYSKTEPIQAAMFGFVLLGETLSLPVMMCIVLGIIGVLMISLARTQLSAQTIARTLIGKSALIGLASAALFGASAAFYRSASLSLGGPGFLMQAGFSLACVTLFQSALMASWMFFRTPHQLSLTLRHWRISTLVGLAGILGSLGWFTAMTLQPVAYVRALAQIELVFTFAVSWLVFREAISRNELLGCSLIMLAVIGIVLSP; this is translated from the coding sequence ATGGAACTGTGGATCCCGATTACTATCTTTGCGGCCTTTTGCCAGAACCTCCGTTCAGCGCTTCAGCGTCACCTCAAGGATAGCTTCGGCACGACCGCGGCCACCTTTGTCCGCTTTGGCTATGGTTTTCCATTCGCGGTTCTTTACGTTGGCATCCTGCATGTCTTCTTCGGGATGCCGTTGCCCAGAATCAATAGCGAATTCCTGATGTCTGGCGCGCTGGGAGGCTTGGCGCAAATCGGTGCGACCTTCTTGCTGATCCATCTCTTCTCCTATCGGAATTTCGCTGTCGGCACAGCCTATTCCAAGACGGAGCCGATCCAGGCAGCAATGTTCGGATTTGTTCTGCTTGGCGAGACGCTGTCGTTGCCGGTCATGATGTGTATTGTTCTTGGCATCATAGGCGTTCTCATGATTTCACTGGCGCGTACGCAGCTCAGTGCACAGACAATTGCTAGAACACTCATCGGAAAATCCGCGCTGATCGGGCTGGCGTCTGCAGCACTGTTTGGAGCCTCTGCTGCCTTCTACAGGTCCGCCTCATTGTCGTTGGGCGGGCCAGGTTTTCTGATGCAGGCGGGCTTCTCGCTAGCTTGTGTGACACTATTCCAGTCAGCACTCATGGCGAGCTGGATGTTTTTCCGAACGCCACATCAATTGAGCCTGACACTACGCCATTGGCGTATATCCACGCTGGTGGGATTGGCTGGAATACTCGGTTCGCTCGGCTGGTTCACAGCGATGACCCTCCAGCCTGTCGCCTATGTGCGGGCACTGGCGCAGATCGAATTGGTCTTCACGTTTGCCGTATCGTGGCTTGTGTTCCGCGAAGCGATTTCACGCAACGAGCTTTTGGGATGTAGTCTGATCATGCTGGCCGTCATAGGGATCGTTCTGTCTCCATGA
- a CDS encoding LysR substrate-binding domain-containing protein, whose product MASLRALHAFSLLARHGRAAQAAEELGVSPSALSHLMRKLESELGATLVLRDGRGLTLTEEGQRLALGIGDAFDRIEDAVDSFKRRGRTELRISTVSTFATRWLIPRLPEFQAIQPDVEILLSASTRVIDLERENYDCAIRLGKGNWQAIDSTLLWQEHLAVAMAPSLLPHQGGKPGEILSELRLLHSASRRNDWSLWLNEAGREHSEATSGTLLESRDLAIQAAIAGMGALVIDRRFVEQEIAAGHLIMPDWPVLELDTGYWFVRSPNRPLSRPVSAFRDWLLKAAG is encoded by the coding sequence ATGGCGTCCTTGCGCGCTCTTCATGCATTTTCTCTTCTGGCGCGCCATGGTCGGGCTGCGCAAGCGGCTGAAGAACTTGGAGTCTCACCGTCCGCACTCTCCCATTTGATGCGCAAGCTGGAAAGTGAACTTGGCGCAACGCTTGTTCTAAGAGATGGGCGCGGGCTCACGCTCACAGAAGAAGGCCAGCGTCTTGCTCTCGGCATAGGCGACGCCTTCGACCGGATTGAAGATGCCGTCGATAGTTTCAAGAGGCGGGGGCGTACAGAACTCAGAATCAGCACTGTCTCCACATTCGCAACGCGCTGGCTCATTCCGCGCCTTCCAGAGTTTCAGGCAATTCAGCCCGACGTTGAGATCCTCCTGTCTGCCTCAACCCGTGTCATCGATCTCGAACGAGAGAATTACGACTGCGCCATTCGCCTGGGCAAAGGAAACTGGCAAGCCATCGACAGCACATTGCTCTGGCAAGAGCATCTCGCCGTCGCCATGGCGCCTTCCCTGCTTCCCCACCAAGGTGGCAAGCCCGGTGAGATACTCTCGGAGCTGCGCTTACTGCACAGCGCAAGCCGTCGCAACGATTGGTCTCTTTGGCTGAACGAAGCTGGCCGCGAGCATAGCGAGGCAACATCCGGAACGCTTCTTGAAAGCCGCGACCTGGCAATTCAGGCCGCGATTGCCGGTATGGGTGCACTCGTTATCGACCGACGATTTGTCGAACAAGAAATCGCTGCCGGTCACCTGATTATGCCCGACTGGCCTGTTCTCGAATTGGATACCGGCTACTGGTTTGTCCGATCCCCAAACCGGCCCTTGTCACGTCCCGTCTCCGCCTTCAGAGACTGGCTCCTCAAGGCCGCAGGTTAA
- a CDS encoding pyrimidine 5'-nucleotidase, protein MTGKKIISREGSHAHAQDLRVFKGVEAWIFDLDNTLYPAETDLFSQINDQIASYVARLLNLGKDEAMAQQKAYYHRYGTTLRGLMIEHDIDPDDFLRHAHDIDYSNIAPDPILGAAIANLPGRKFIFTNGDRPHAERTAAALGITEHFEDIFDIVAADLMPKPNRETYDMFLQQTGVSPARAAMFEDLQKNLDVPHRLGMRTVLIVPTGTRDVFREGWDLEGEDQSPVDFVTDHLAGFLTAVKGAL, encoded by the coding sequence GTGACAGGCAAGAAAATCATTTCTCGCGAGGGTTCCCATGCCCATGCGCAGGACCTGAGGGTCTTCAAAGGGGTTGAAGCCTGGATCTTCGATCTCGACAATACGCTTTATCCTGCAGAGACTGATCTCTTCAGCCAAATCAATGATCAGATCGCAAGCTATGTCGCCCGCCTGCTCAACTTGGGTAAGGACGAGGCAATGGCGCAGCAGAAGGCCTACTATCATCGATATGGCACCACACTGCGCGGCCTGATGATTGAACACGACATTGACCCTGACGATTTCCTCAGACACGCTCATGACATTGACTATTCGAACATAGCACCCGACCCAATTCTTGGCGCGGCGATAGCTAACCTGCCCGGACGCAAATTCATTTTCACAAATGGCGACAGACCTCATGCCGAGCGAACAGCCGCAGCTTTGGGGATCACCGAACATTTTGAAGACATTTTTGACATAGTGGCCGCCGACCTGATGCCAAAGCCGAACCGGGAAACCTACGACATGTTCCTGCAACAAACTGGCGTCAGTCCAGCGCGCGCAGCAATGTTCGAAGACCTTCAGAAAAATCTTGATGTCCCGCACCGGCTCGGCATGCGCACTGTTCTGATCGTGCCTACGGGAACAAGAGACGTGTTTCGCGAGGGATGGGACCTGGAAGGCGAAGACCAAAGTCCCGTCGACTTCGTTACCGATCATCTAGCCGGTTTCCTGACCGCCGTGAAAGGCGCACTCTAG
- the argB gene encoding acetylglutamate kinase: MTSSDQHSRAHVIAQALPYMQRYDARTIVVKYGGHAMGDPELGKAFARDITLLRQSGVHPVVVHGGGPQIGKMLTRLGIVSEFKAGLRVTDKATVEIVEMVLAGSINKEIVQSINAEGGRAVGLCGKDGNMVTAEKLRRTVVDPDSNIENVVDLGFVGEPADVNPTVLKLVLKEDLIPVVAPVAPGPEGETYNINADTFAGAVAGSLNAKRLLFLTDVPGVLDGEGNLIKQLTVAKARELIADGTISGGMIPKVETCIEALDQGVEGVVILDGKVPHAVLLELFTDRGVGTLIRP, encoded by the coding sequence ATGACTTCCTCGGATCAGCATAGCCGCGCCCATGTCATCGCTCAGGCCCTGCCGTACATGCAGCGCTATGATGCCCGAACGATAGTCGTGAAGTACGGTGGCCATGCAATGGGCGACCCAGAGCTTGGCAAAGCCTTCGCCCGCGACATCACCCTGCTGCGGCAGTCCGGCGTCCATCCTGTCGTTGTCCACGGTGGCGGACCCCAGATCGGAAAGATGCTCACACGCCTTGGAATCGTAAGTGAATTCAAGGCGGGGCTGCGTGTAACAGACAAAGCGACGGTCGAGATCGTCGAGATGGTCCTGGCCGGGTCGATCAACAAGGAAATCGTCCAATCGATCAACGCGGAAGGTGGCCGGGCGGTCGGCCTTTGCGGTAAGGACGGCAACATGGTCACAGCCGAAAAGCTGCGGCGCACCGTTGTCGACCCGGACTCAAACATCGAGAACGTCGTCGATCTCGGCTTTGTAGGCGAACCCGCTGATGTCAATCCAACGGTCTTGAAACTGGTGCTGAAGGAAGACCTTATCCCGGTTGTTGCACCGGTTGCTCCAGGACCGGAAGGCGAGACCTATAATATCAACGCTGACACGTTTGCCGGTGCTGTCGCCGGGTCGCTCAATGCCAAACGTCTCCTGTTTCTTACGGACGTTCCCGGTGTTCTTGACGGCGAAGGCAACCTGATCAAGCAGCTGACCGTTGCCAAGGCACGCGAACTCATTGCGGATGGCACGATTTCCGGCGGGATGATCCCGAAAGTTGAAACATGTATCGAAGCCCTGGATCAGGGCGTTGAAGGTGTCGTCATTCTGGACGGAAAAGTGCCTCACGCCGTGCTGCTGGAACTCTTTACCGATCGCGGCGTCGGGACTTTGATCCGCCCGTGA